The Chloroflexota bacterium genomic interval TTCAAAGCCGTAATTGCTTCAGATTATATCTTTGGCTGTCTCGACCGGGAGGGAGCAAGACTGATTCTGAATGAGCTGTGTTCGGCATACTCCAAACCCTATTTTGACCTCGCCTCCGAGATATTTTCGGGCAATCCTCCACAGTATGGCGGGCGATTATGTGTTGCCTGGGATGGCCGTGGTTGTATTGTCTGCTACAGGGAGTTAGACGTTGCAGAGGCGCAGACCGACCTGATGAATCCTAAAGTCAGGCAGGATCGGGATACTATTTACGGTGTCCCTCGCGAACTTCTTGGCGAAGCAGGGCCGTCTGTGGTTTCTATCAATGGAGTTATTGCATCTCTCGCTGTCACAGAATTCATGCTACTTGTGACTGGCGTTCGGACCATACCAAAGAGACTAATCACGTATCGTGCTCACACTGGCGGAGTGAGTGTGAAGACCGATGACCCAGAGCCAGATTGTTACTACTGTGTGGGGCTTCGGGGAAAAGGGGACGCCGCTGACGTGCAGAGATACTTGAGGTCAGGAATCAGCCTATGAACTCTGACAGAATGTCGTTAGTCCATCTATTTGAGAGATATACGAGCGTATTTCGAGCGCTCACTGGTAACTTGGCGAGTTATTGGCATAATATACCCCTGAAGTGGCGTCGCAGAATAACGTCCTGGCTTGTACCAATTACAGTAGGCCAGATTGTAATATTAATTTGGGGCCCAGGGGCTTGGCTATCGCTACTGATCAGTGTGAGTCTATTGGGCTGGGTCATGAAACAGACAGGATTTCGATCCGTGGGGAAAATAGAAGCATTATTGGGAAAAGTCTGGGACTATTTTCGAGGTTCAATCTTATTTGCTCTCCTCCCGGTGCTATGGCAAGTTTTGAAAAGCATAGCCAGTGGCGATATCTCGGGAGGCTTGATTCAATTGGCAGTCTTGGGGATCATAGTTGCCTTCGTTTATGAGAGATTTAAAACCCTCCCTAAGTCCTGGACCAAGCTCATGAGTCAGAAACCCCGGAAGGTGTATAGAAGATGGAATTAATAATCAAAATAGACGCAGAGTCGAAAGGAGAACAGAATGGCTAGAATACCGAAGCACATGAATGGTGGCCATGACCAGGTGGTAAAGAAACTAGCTGGTCAACTCAAACAGGATGGCTGGCAGGTGAAAGCCGACTTGCCAAACAGAAAACAACCTGACCCTATCGGCAAGAAAGGCAGGATTCCTGACATCCAAGCAACGAAATTAGGGCGCAACAAGCTCATTGAGGTAGAGACTCCCAGCACAGTCAATAGTCACAGGGAACAGGCTTCCACATTCCGGAGGAGTGCAGCGCAGAAGAAAAACGCTAGCTTTGATCTTGTTTTGGCCGATGATGACTAGTTAATATGGAGGACGATATGGATAAGCAGAAGTGCACTCCCGGCGTCTATCTCGTTATTGGCGAAAGAGGGGTTCGTATCGGTCAATCGAGCTGCATGGAGACTCGGGTCTCACGGGTCAGGAAAGAGCATGCAAACTGTATAGGTAAGACCAAGCGTGTACTACAGATTCCAGTCATTAGCGGTAAAGAGCGGCTGAGCTTGGAGCGGGATTTGATAAAGGCATTAGACCCGAGGTGTAATATACAAGGAAAAAGGGTAAAATCCAGTCGATGACATGCGACCAATATATAAGCTGAGAATCCCATCTAGCAACACGGTTGTTTGGAATTGTAAGATGAGAGAAGAGCACCGTAATGGAGGGAATTTATGAGGTCCGTTGATTTCTATGAATTTGTGGGCGTTATTGTTCCAGGAGCAATACTGCTTGTAGCCACTGGCTATCTCGTAGATGTCGGAGCTGCTAAGGAATTCCTTCTCCCGACCGGCGTTGGAAATGCTGTCGCATATCTCGTGCTTGCATACGTTACTGGTCATCTACTTCAAGCCCTAGGTAACTGGTTTGAAAATATCTACTGGAAGGTGTGGAGGGGCATGCCAACCGACTGGCCAATCACCAGGCCGGAATATGTTGAATCAGAAGATTGGAAGAAGATAATTGAGTCGTATTTTGGCGAGTTATACAAAACTGGGGAAACAAAAGAGTGGCACCATATAATTGGACAAGTTCGATCCACGATCTACGCTGCTAATAGGGCAACACGGTTGCACATTTTTAACGGCAATTACGGAATGTTTCGGGGGCTCGTAACGACAGAACTGCTGCTCATGGTGTTCGCATGGCAGAGTCACTATAACCTTGTTTTTGTTTATGGCATCTTGGGAGTTACCTTGATACTGTCTGTTGCTCGTATGCATCGCTTTGCAATACGTTATGCCAGAGAGTTGTTTGCCAACATTGCCGAGCTTCCGACTAAGACAAGAATGCCTGTAGTGAAAGGAGAAGAAAATGCTTAAGTGTATTATTTGGGACGTACAACATGGAAGCTCCTCCTACATCAAAACACCCAATGGAAAACACTTCGTAGTGGACTTGGGAATAGGTTCCTATAAAGGTCGAGATGTATCATTTAGCCCCCTTTTACACTTGAGACATAAATGGGGCGTGAAGCAACTAGATTATGTGATGATAACGCATCCACACACGGATCATATTGCTGATATTTTTAATTTCGACCTTCTGTCACCAAGCGTATTAAGTCGCCCGAAACACTTGAGCGCTTCAGATATTTGGTCTGCGAACCAAAATGCTAATGCCGAGGCCAGAAGGATGATACAAAAATACCTTGATATAAATGACAGGTACTCAAATCCGTTGACACCAGGTTCAAGTCCTTTAGAATCAGGAAATAACGGTGGCGTGGAAATACAGACCTTCACTTCCAGCGACTGTGCTAGAAGCAATCTGAATAACCACAGCATGGTGATGGTAATATCCTATGCTGAGTCAAAAATCATCATTCCTGGCGATAATGAACCAGCATCTTGGAAGGAATTGATAGGTATTTCATCCTTTAGGTCAGCGATTTCCAATACCGATATTTTAATAGCGCCCCATCACGGAAGAGACTCCGGCTTCTGTGTCGACTTGTTCGAATATTTCAAGCCCAGGCTTACAGTGATTTCGGATGGACGTTTCTCAGATACAAGTGCAACTGACCGTTACGCCGCAGTGACTAAAGGATGGACCGTACACCGAAGAGGTGGGGGAGACGCTCAGAGAAAATGTGTCACAACACGGAATGACGGCGTGATAGAGGTTGATTTAGGTAAAAACACTGATGGAAAACCATTTATCAGCGTCACAGTAGACTAGTACAAATGACACTCAATTCAGCAAAATAAGACACGACACAGATTTGTCACACTTACTAAATTTGGCCTGCCCCCATAAAGGATATCATCTTTTAAGTTAGAGTTGTCGGCAAAATGGTTCCTTAGGCTGCACAATCTGACGTAATGTGCAATTTTACAATCTCACTCCTATTATTTACTCCCCAAATCTTTATTAAAACTGGACCAGTTTTTGGGCGGCAGGTCACTGCTTCAGTTCCGGACAAGCCAGATTCTTGTAGTTAGTCGCATGTTCTGTGCGCCATAGCTCCCACGTTTCGTCGGGATCATACCCCGGTTTAAGCCGTATCACTTCCATAAACGGGCCCGCTACTTCAGCCCTCCCATGCCCGCCAGTACTGGTGTCGAAGTCTCAAAGCTGATACACCCTGAACTTCTTATCGAGATAGAAGCTATCGCGGTTGTTGATTGGTTATCGTAACCGGCGATATTGAATCAGAACCTGCTCAGCGTCCTGATTATTTCACCGTCCTTATCCCTTATGTTTATTCTGATAGGCAGCTCACCGGGAAGGGCATGCGTCGCGCAGGCGAGGCAGGGGTCATAGGCGCGGAAGGCCATCTCCACCATGTTGAGCAGCCCTTCCTTTACCTCGGGACCACTGACAAAGCCCTCGGCTGCCTTCTTCACGGACAGGCAAATAGGGGCGGCATTGTGCTGAGTAGCCACGATCAGGTTCGCCTTGGTCAGCAGCCCGCGCTCATCGGTTTCATAATGGTGAATCAGCGTGCCTCGCGCGGCCTCAACGCAGCCAACTCCTTTCTGTTTGAGCTTCAGATTCATATTGCGTATATCTTTGCTGGTCAGCAGCGGTTCATTGGCGATTCTCTGCATGTCCTCGGCGGCCTGGAGCGCTTCAATCAACCTTGCCCAGTGGAAAGCCAGGGTATGGTGGCTTGGCCTGCCGCCAAGCGCATCAAACATCGCCTCGTACTCCTTCTGTGCCAGTGGCGTAGCCATGCCTTCAGCGGCATTCAGTCTTGCCAGAGGGCCAACACGATACAGTGATGTGCCGTCACTATCGTTTAGGCCGTTCCAGCCAATTTGCTTCAAATGGG includes:
- a CDS encoding ThiF family adenylyltransferase, which encodes MDNERYDRNIRFFGKEGQERLGAAKVAVVGIGGLGTHVVQQLALLGVGQLVLIDPQDLDRTNFNRYIGVSYDDPVPGTLKVDIGSRIVKKMNPETRVVRIPDSLLSQRAFKAVIASDYIFGCLDREGARLILNELCSAYSKPYFDLASEIFSGNPPQYGGRLCVAWDGRGCIVCYRELDVAEAQTDLMNPKVRQDRDTIYGVPRELLGEAGPSVVSINGVIASLAVTEFMLLVTGVRTIPKRLITYRAHTGGVSVKTDDPEPDCYYCVGLRGKGDAADVQRYLRSGISL
- a CDS encoding MBL fold metallo-hydrolase yields the protein MLKCIIWDVQHGSSSYIKTPNGKHFVVDLGIGSYKGRDVSFSPLLHLRHKWGVKQLDYVMITHPHTDHIADIFNFDLLSPSVLSRPKHLSASDIWSANQNANAEARRMIQKYLDINDRYSNPLTPGSSPLESGNNGGVEIQTFTSSDCARSNLNNHSMVMVISYAESKIIIPGDNEPASWKELIGISSFRSAISNTDILIAPHHGRDSGFCVDLFEYFKPRLTVISDGRFSDTSATDRYAAVTKGWTVHRRGGGDAQRKCVTTRNDGVIEVDLGKNTDGKPFISVTVD